A genomic stretch from Streptomyces marianii includes:
- a CDS encoding FtsK/SpoIIIE domain-containing protein yields MGKKKRRHDDREEDVYGHTAGAIGGLAMVMGVLFAIKDKTGLSWPATVILTVAVLVALGYAAWWVKSRVQRMWARTPPEASFSTALATQEAPPVEEEGPARDEELTKALVASRVIGKDEFVRADESVVTPLPHGLGTRYEFKVPAGRTYKDVAAKTEAVAGALDATRMRTQVERGELSARDVEMTVLAQPPFTAPFAPPTREMILAHDGIPFAHSMTGELVGMDDFTKGAIFVAGMTQTGKSTLTVALLTCAYIAYGTELDVYLIEGKPGALTRFEKVAVRYEASSKATAFDSMVRELLQIQQERYEMDMQAMRERKSTPRHRQILFIADEVADYYVSDGSAEAKKQKARLVKNSSELVRKGLECGITVVMMTQRPSDKAVPVEVRDQFKKRICLYVSGKGGAEVALGSDYFKTESPIHPALMDASIQGQGVYFDGVSSKLVRGIRFENDFIWQVVDDVAARREKHIEAAAPDTPLRQAINIMRARRVDFMPTAELAPALGITETDRTERGKLLAKLLGVPAGKGAKGARGYRLTDLTAAERSRS; encoded by the coding sequence ATGGGAAAGAAGAAGCGCCGGCACGACGACCGTGAAGAGGACGTTTACGGCCACACAGCGGGCGCCATCGGCGGCCTGGCCATGGTCATGGGCGTGCTGTTCGCCATCAAGGACAAGACGGGTCTGTCGTGGCCGGCCACGGTCATTCTCACCGTGGCCGTGCTGGTCGCCCTCGGCTACGCGGCCTGGTGGGTGAAGTCCCGCGTACAGCGCATGTGGGCCCGAACGCCCCCCGAAGCGTCGTTCTCCACGGCCCTGGCGACGCAGGAGGCACCGCCCGTTGAGGAGGAGGGGCCCGCCCGGGATGAGGAACTGACCAAGGCCCTGGTGGCAAGCCGTGTCATCGGGAAGGACGAGTTCGTTCGCGCGGACGAATCCGTGGTGACGCCGCTGCCCCACGGTCTCGGCACCCGGTACGAGTTCAAGGTGCCCGCCGGTCGGACCTACAAGGACGTCGCTGCCAAGACTGAGGCGGTGGCCGGCGCCCTCGACGCGACCCGGATGCGGACACAGGTCGAGCGCGGCGAGCTGAGCGCCCGCGATGTCGAGATGACGGTACTCGCGCAGCCGCCGTTCACGGCCCCGTTCGCTCCGCCGACCCGGGAAATGATCCTCGCCCACGACGGAATCCCGTTCGCGCACAGCATGACCGGTGAACTCGTCGGCATGGACGACTTCACCAAGGGCGCGATCTTCGTTGCCGGTATGACCCAGACCGGCAAATCGACGCTGACTGTCGCTCTTCTGACATGCGCCTATATTGCGTACGGGACTGAACTCGACGTCTACCTGATCGAAGGAAAGCCCGGTGCGCTGACCCGCTTTGAAAAGGTCGCGGTGCGCTACGAAGCATCGAGTAAGGCAACAGCATTCGACTCCATGGTTCGCGAACTGCTCCAGATTCAGCAGGAGCGGTACGAAATGGATATGCAGGCGATGCGGGAACGGAAGAGTACCCCGCGCCATCGGCAGATCCTCTTCATCGCGGACGAAGTAGCCGACTACTACGTGAGTGACGGAAGCGCCGAGGCGAAAAAGCAGAAGGCGCGTCTCGTCAAGAACTCATCGGAACTCGTACGCAAGGGCCTCGAATGCGGAATCACGGTTGTCATGATGACGCAGCGCCCTTCGGACAAGGCTGTCCCGGTAGAGGTACGAGACCAATTCAAAAAGCGAATCTGCCTCTACGTCTCCGGAAAGGGCGGCGCGGAAGTCGCGTTGGGATCGGACTACTTCAAGACCGAGTCGCCGATTCATCCCGCGCTGATGGACGCGAGCATCCAGGGCCAGGGCGTGTACTTCGATGGCGTCTCCTCGAAACTCGTTCGAGGAATCCGATTCGAAAACGACTTCATCTGGCAGGTTGTCGACGATGTCGCCGCGCGCCGGGAAAAGCACATCGAGGCGGCGGCACCTGACACACCGCTCCGGCAAGCAATCAACATCATGCGTGCCCGACGTGTCGACTTCATGCCGACTGCCGAACTGGCGCCCGCTCTCGGTATCACGGAAACCGACCGAACGGAACGCGGAAAACTCCTTGCAAAACTCCTCGGTGTGCCGGCGGGCAAGGGAGCCAAGGGCGCACGCGGCTACAGGCTGACTGACCTCACCGCAGCCGAGAGGTCCCGTTCGTGA
- a CDS encoding C40 family peptidase — protein sequence MVVIGGAFILAASDNPILNDALSLSVPAEYQELIEEAGNTCPEVTPDLLAALLTQESGFNPKAQSPVGAQGIAQFMPSTWESSGIDGNGDGKRDVWDPEDAIPSSAKYLCAIAQDVKDVPGNKQNNMLAAYNAGTGAVLKYNGVPPYKETQNYVRSISALAGQSSKGGKPGTAVTAPQGATALKVAQKMLGTPYSWGGGNASGPSTGTCCSPNGSSGTNTRGFDCSGLTVYAYAKVGITLPRTAAAQYAASKRVQPGDARPGDLVFYGDSAASIHHVGIYVGGGWMLDAPKPGTKVRFSKLNSMSDQFGIARPVHDTSEEI from the coding sequence GTGGTCGTCATCGGGGGCGCGTTCATCCTGGCCGCCAGTGACAACCCGATCCTGAACGATGCGCTGAGCCTCAGCGTGCCGGCCGAGTACCAAGAGTTGATAGAAGAGGCGGGAAACACCTGCCCCGAAGTAACACCGGATCTCTTGGCGGCACTCCTCACGCAGGAATCGGGGTTCAACCCGAAAGCTCAATCACCGGTCGGCGCGCAGGGGATTGCCCAGTTCATGCCGTCCACCTGGGAAAGCAGCGGAATCGACGGCAACGGCGATGGCAAACGCGACGTCTGGGATCCCGAGGACGCCATCCCATCGTCAGCGAAATACCTGTGCGCCATCGCCCAGGACGTGAAAGACGTTCCCGGGAACAAGCAAAACAACATGCTCGCCGCATACAACGCGGGTACCGGCGCCGTACTCAAATACAACGGTGTCCCTCCCTACAAGGAGACACAGAACTACGTCCGCTCGATCAGCGCCCTGGCAGGCCAGAGCAGCAAAGGCGGAAAACCCGGAACGGCTGTCACCGCACCGCAGGGCGCAACAGCCCTGAAGGTCGCTCAAAAGATGCTCGGCACCCCGTATTCGTGGGGTGGCGGTAACGCGTCCGGACCAAGCACGGGCACTTGCTGTTCCCCGAACGGCAGCTCCGGAACCAATACGCGGGGCTTCGACTGCTCCGGGCTCACGGTCTACGCATACGCCAAAGTCGGAATCACCCTGCCCCGCACCGCCGCCGCGCAGTACGCCGCATCCAAGCGCGTACAGCCCGGCGACGCGCGGCCCGGCGACTTGGTGTTCTACGGCGACAGCGCGGCCAGCATTCACCACGTCGGCATTTACGTCGGTGGCGGATGGATGCTCGACGCTCCCAAGCCGGGCACCAAAGTCCGCTTCTCCAAACTCAATTCGATGTCCGACCAATTCGGCATCGCCCGCCCCGTACACGACACATCAGAGGAGATCTGA
- a CDS encoding helix-turn-helix domain-containing protein, with product MAHGAESGPRTFGQRVRRARERKGQSRPVLAGLVGRSAEWVKAIENDRLGMPRLSLLLRLAEALGVDDLAALTGDERLSAATYTKAAHPSLLRVKEALTDYDVLSRDEEPVPATQLADRVALAWQAWHGFGDHRSRVANVLPALLADLRYAARVREGIERRRVLVSLAQGYHLAQLYLSFQPAPELVMLTGDRSMTAAQDADSPRAVAAAAWYLNHVFRDAGERHEARVELAMKSLQLLDPDRGPEDIALGGLLHLAAALSYAKVGQKGSAEHHWDSADRAAKRLGDGYAHPWLIFGRGMVDAYAITMRTDLVRAGEAVDAATHIDLGAMQSSTRRSFHIIETARAYSLQGESVAVVHLLQKAYEASPETARFNLFARGAAVELSENGSALVRDDARGLARQLGVAA from the coding sequence ATGGCGCATGGTGCGGAGAGTGGCCCGCGCACGTTCGGTCAGCGGGTTCGCAGGGCCCGGGAGCGGAAAGGGCAGTCGCGGCCGGTGCTGGCTGGTCTGGTGGGCCGTAGCGCGGAATGGGTCAAGGCCATCGAGAACGACCGGCTGGGGATGCCCCGCCTCTCTCTCCTGCTGCGCCTGGCCGAAGCGCTCGGCGTGGATGATCTCGCCGCGCTCACGGGCGACGAGCGCCTGAGCGCGGCCACCTACACCAAGGCCGCGCATCCGTCGCTGCTGCGGGTGAAGGAAGCGTTGACGGACTACGACGTGTTGTCTCGGGATGAGGAGCCGGTGCCGGCGACACAGCTTGCGGATCGTGTGGCGCTGGCCTGGCAGGCTTGGCACGGTTTCGGTGACCACCGGTCGCGGGTGGCGAACGTGCTGCCCGCGTTGCTGGCTGATCTGAGGTACGCCGCGCGCGTGCGGGAGGGCATCGAGCGCCGCCGGGTTCTGGTGAGCCTGGCGCAGGGCTACCACCTGGCCCAGCTCTATCTGTCGTTCCAGCCGGCGCCCGAGTTGGTCATGTTGACCGGTGACCGGTCGATGACGGCCGCGCAGGACGCTGACAGTCCGCGTGCGGTCGCCGCTGCCGCGTGGTACCTCAACCATGTTTTCCGCGATGCCGGCGAACGCCACGAGGCCCGTGTGGAGTTGGCGATGAAGTCGCTTCAGCTCCTCGACCCCGACCGCGGCCCGGAGGACATCGCGCTTGGCGGGCTGTTGCACCTGGCTGCCGCTCTCTCCTACGCCAAGGTCGGGCAGAAGGGCAGCGCCGAACATCACTGGGACAGCGCTGACAGGGCCGCCAAGCGGCTCGGCGACGGCTACGCCCACCCCTGGCTGATCTTCGGCCGGGGCATGGTCGACGCGTACGCGATCACCATGAGGACCGATCTCGTGCGTGCCGGTGAGGCGGTCGACGCCGCCACCCACATCGATCTTGGCGCCATGCAATCGTCCACGCGCCGTTCGTTCCACATCATCGAGACAGCCCGCGCCTACAGCCTGCAAGGCGAGTCCGTCGCGGTCGTGCACCTGTTGCAGAAGGCGTACGAGGCCAGTCCGGAGACCGCGCGGTTCAACCTGTTCGCGCGCGGCGCGGCCGTGGAGCTGTCGGAGAACGGCAGCGCGCTCGTCCGCGATGACGCCCGCGGCCTGGCGCGTCAACTGGGCGTTGCCGCATAG
- a CDS encoding ATP-binding protein yields MTSMTAARPRRTGHPGYNLTKPRQAATAQDARRLARVALAAWGLDDEAATAALVLSELVANAVRHAWGPSVRIAVDLPTADRVRLAVVDRAARRLPELRVPAPGDTTGRGLLLVEECADRWGYDLLGSGIAPWGKRVWAELKVSQ; encoded by the coding sequence ATGACCAGCATGACCGCAGCGCGACCCCGCCGAACGGGACACCCCGGATACAACCTGACCAAGCCGCGCCAGGCGGCCACCGCGCAGGACGCCCGCCGACTGGCGCGCGTGGCGCTCGCTGCCTGGGGCCTGGACGACGAGGCCGCCACGGCGGCGCTGGTGCTGTCCGAACTCGTGGCGAACGCCGTGCGGCACGCCTGGGGCCCCTCGGTCCGTATCGCGGTCGACCTGCCCACCGCCGACCGCGTACGCCTGGCCGTGGTCGACCGTGCTGCCCGCCGGCTGCCCGAACTGCGCGTGCCCGCACCCGGCGACACCACCGGCCGCGGGCTGCTCCTGGTGGAGGAGTGCGCCGACCGGTGGGGCTACGACCTGCTGGGATCCGGTATCGCGCCGTGGGGCAAACGCGTATGGGCCGAACTCAAGGTGAGCCAATGA